TGGAAGAAAGTAAGCCGATATTAAATGTGGTTCATGATTCTGACGGGGACTGGCAGTTTTTAACTGGAGAGCAGACCGGGAAAGATATTAAATTAGTAGCTCTGAAAGAATTAATTCTAAAAGATGCAACTTTGAATGAAGTTTTTGATTTGGACTACGGAGAAGAAGCTCATCGAAAATCTATTGAAGATGAATGGGAACGAAATTATATTGAATCTGATAACGAATAAAAAGATACCGATAATAAGCGAATAAACTGTATTACAAAGTGGAACATTGTTGAACGTTATCAGTCAGTGGAATAAAAATATATGTATGAATAAAAAACATATGAATCTTTTTGGAGATAAAGATAAGTTTGCGATAGAAGCTGAACTATGGCAGCGCGATGAAGGGTACATATTCATAAACTACTGTTTATGGATAGAGAATAATATGGTTGGAGATAAAGAACAAACTGCGGTTTTATCAGCAGAATTAGACCGTATAACCAAAATTGCAGAGTTAAAAGGACAACGCTATATTACTCCGAATAGACTATCAGCTAAACAAATAACAGATAATCTAATAAATAGCATATGGTTTGATAATCACAATGACCACGACATAAGTCCGGCAGAGAATGTAGCACTTAAAAATCTTGATATATTATCACAATATGGAGAATGTTTTCAAGGTTTTTTTGTGTTTCTGTTAGAAGGAGATGGATATGAATGGTTATTATCTAAAGAAGATGGGAATGATAAGTATCTCGACATTAAGTTACCGTATGGTTTTATATACTCTTGCTTTGATGAATTTCTCAAATGGATTAAAGATTCGACAATCTTAGTTTTGCGAAGAGACGAAGTATCAACAACAAGCCTGTGAACTACTTTAATAGTCAGCTATTTGCAATGGTGTCTCCTAAAAATAACGGCGGTTAATTTCACGGCGGTTAATTTTCGCCATAATTGTAAATATAGATATTTTTGGAGTACAAACAATTAAATTGGCGGTAGATTAAATTTGTTTCAAGCACTTGAAACAAACTGTTTAATAGGGTGAAACACTTTGTTTCAAGGCTCTGAACACATTGTTTCAAAGCATGAAACAGATTGTCGCCCTATAGCAAACAAGTCGTCATCCTATAAGATGTACTTTTTGCTTTAGAGTTGCAGGCTATTTTATCTATTATTTCAAGTAATGCTGAATCATTTATTGGGTAGTATTGCATCATTTATCAGCTATTAATACCTGATTTCTCAACTATTAATAGTTGGGATGTAGAGTGTTAATACTTGGCATGATAACTATTAATACCCTGTAAATCAGATGATAGAGTTCTGGGTATGGTAATTTTTGTGTATGAGGGTAACTTTTACTATCAGGGTGCTATAATAGTTTACCCTCATAGCTACAACCCCGATGAATAAAGGGATTGAAGTAGCTTATGAGGGCATGAGGGTAAAATTATAAAATCTTTATAGGGAGTGATTGCAAATCGTCGGCTGAACTGCTTCCATAAAGCACCTTGTATGTTCCGGTCAAAGGATGCATCGTATTGGTGACGGTATCAAACCATTCGAATGATTCGTAGGGAAGCTCGATTGTTATATTTTCGGTCTTGCCTTTGGCTATGTTGACCCGTTTAAAGCCGCGAAGTGTCTTTTGCGGGCCCCCCTTATCATCGGGACGCGAAATATATACTTGCACAACTTCTTCACCGTCTCTCTGCCCGATGTTACTAACCGGAATGGTGAGGATAACTTTTTCACCTTTGCGTAGCTTCGACTGGTTCAGTTTACCTTTTCCATAAGAGAAGCGGGTGTAACTTAATCCGTAGCCGAAAGGATACAGGGGAGTTTCACGCATAAAACGGTAGGTGCGCCCTTTCATCGAATAGTCCTCATAATCCGGTAGTTGCTGCATATTCTTGTAGAAGGTGACGGGCAAACGTCCGGCAGGATTATAGTCTCCGAAGAGTACGTCAGCAACGGCTGTTCCGCCTGCCTGTCCGGGATACCATGCTTGCAGGATAGCGTCGCAATTCTGTGTCTCGGGTACGATTGCCATTGCCGAGCCGGAAAAGTTGACGAATACTGTCTTTTTACCGTTCTTCTTCAAAAGAGCCAGAACTTCGCGCTGGATAGCGGGCAGTTCGATTTCCGTGCGGTCGCCACCTTTGAATCCGGGGTCGGACACTCTCATGGATTCGCCTTCCAGCAGGGGAGAGATGCCACCGGCGAAGATAACGACATCCGTATCTTTCAATTTGTTGATGATGTCCTGTGTATCCATAGGAGTCAGACGGGCAAGGTCGAAGTTGAGCGAAGGGTTATCTTTCACCTGAATGAAATGCAGCTCGATGTCGTAGCTCTTGCCGGCTTCGTAATTGAACGAATACAGGTTGGCGGGATTTTTGATGTTCGTTCCTTCGGCTACTTGTTTTCCGTTGATGAATATGGTGAGTCCGCCATTGCTCATGATTCGGAAAGTTGCCGCACCGGAGTCTGTAGGACGGAAAGTAGTGCGGTAGATAGCGGTGAAATTCTTCAGTCTCACGCCCGGAGCGAACACGGTGGAACCCTCTGCGCTGAAATGGAAAGGAGTGGACAGTTGGTCGGTGGCGGCTATTTCGCCTTTATATTCGCGGTTGTTCCAGTAAGTGGCGTCGAACCCTGCTTTGCCGTTTATGCTGCATTGGTTGAACAGGCTGTGCAGGGTGGTATCGTTTGTATATCCGCAGACAGGCTCGTAGACTATTTGTGCTTCGGGAAGTTTGGCGCGTATGCCTTCCAGCAGGGTGACGGTATGTGATGGAAATCCGTTATAGTTTCCCCATTGCATCACTGAATCATTGGCGTTCGGGCCGATGACGGCGACTTTCATCCCGCGGTTCAGAGGGAGCAGGTTCCCTTTATTTTGAAGCAGTACCAGACTTTCGTGTGCCATCTTCAGTGCCAGTTCCTTATGCTTGGGACTGTCTACTACCGAATAGGGGATTTCACTCCAGGGATGAGTATCGTTCATTTCTCCCAGTTCGAAACGGGCTTTCAGTAGTCTTTTTACTGAAGCGTTGATTTTTTCTTCTGAGATAAGCCCTTTCTCTACGGCTTCCGTTATGCTTTTGAAATGACCGCCGCATTCGAGGTCGGTTCCGCTCAGTACGGCATCGGCGGAAGCATGTGTTGCGTTAGGGTGCGTCTCATGTTTTTTGCGCTGGAAAAAGTCGCCGATAGCTCCGCAGTCGGTGACGACGATGCCTTCGAAACCCCAGTCGTCGCGGAGAATCTGGGTGAGCAGGCGATTGCTGCCGCAGCAAGGCTCACCTTCAAAACGGTTGTAGGCACACATCACTTCTTTTACTCCTGCTTTCTGCACCAGTTCCTTGAAAGCGGGAAGATAGGTTTCCCATAAGTCTCTCGGAGCGATGTTTTCGGCGTTGAAGCTGTGGCGGTTCCATTCGGGGCCGGAATGCACGGCAAAATGCTTGGCACAGGCGTGGAGTTTGTCATATTCGGCATTTTCCGGGCCTTGCAGACCTCTGACTGCTGCCATTCCCATACGTCCGCTCAGATAAGGGTCTTCGCCATATGTTTCTTGCCCCCGTCCCCAGCGCGGGTCGCGGAAGATGTTGACGTTGGGAGTCCACATGGTCAGTCCTTGGTAACGCTTGTACTGTCCCCGCTCGTTGAATTGGCGGTTTTTGGCACGCGCTTCATCGGATACGGCGTCGAACACTTCGTATAGTAATCCGTCATTGAAGGATGCTGCCATACCTATTGCTTGCGGAAAGACGGTAGCCAGTCCGGCACGGGCTACTCCGTGAAGAGCTTCGTTCCACCATTCGTATGGCTTGATGCCGAGGCGGGGGATAGCCGGAGAGTTGTTCTGCATCAATGCGACTTTCTCTTCCAGTGTAAGACGTTGGAGTAAGTCGTCTGCCCGTTGTTCTGCAGTCAGCTTTGTGTCCTGGTAGGGATACTTGCTTGGTTGTTGCGCCTGCACGTTCATCATGAATATTCCGGTAAGACAGGCGATAATCCATTGCTTTTTCATTTTCTGTTTCTTTTGGTTTTTAGATTTGAGACTGCAATAGTACGGGCTTTTCGTTATTTCTTCGGGGAATATCCGGTAGAAAAGGAGTATTTATTTACTTTTTCTTTTCCTTATATTCCGAGGGGGTGATTCCTATCACTTTCTTGAAGCATTTGCTGAAATACTTCGGGTCGTTGAAACCTGTCATGTAGGCTACTTGTGAGAAGTTGTATTCACCGCTGTCAATTAACTGGACGGCACGTTTGATACGTATTTCACGTATAAAGTCTACGGGAGTCAGACCGATGATTGATTTCAGTTTCCGGTAGAAGATAGTACGGCTGAGCATTAACTTTTCTGCGAACTCGTCAATGGTGAGTTCGGCATTATCCATCTGTTCTTCCATAAATTCCATCACTTTCTCCATGAATTGCTCGTCGTACGGGGTTATTTGCGGCTGAGAAGGGGTAAGCGAACCGGTAGCAGGAGCGGCGGCAATGGAAGAATTGTTCTTTCCTTCCATCAGCTTGTTCATGTAGATTTCCTGTAACGCTTTGCGTTGGCGTAGCAGGGATGCTATGCGTGTCTTTAAGTAGGTGGCGCTGAACGGCTTGGTGATATAGTCGTCTATGCCTTGCTCCAGTCCGGCGATGCGGTCGTCCAGGGATGCCTTGGCGGAAAGTACGATAATGGGAATGTGGCAAATGTTGTTGTTCTCTTTGATTTGCCTAATCATCTCAAGTCCGTCCATGACGGGCATCATGACGTCGCTGATTATAAGGTCGGGCAGGTTGTCGGCGGCGCGTTGCAATCCTTCTTCACCGTTGGAAGCTGTTATCACCGTATAGTTCTCCGACAGGATGTTCCTCAGAAATGCTTTCAGTTCTTCATTGTCTTCTACGACCAGTATGGAGAAGTTTTCTGAGTTGCGCTCCTGTTCCTCTTTTTCATTTTCTTCTTCTGTCTCTTCCGGTGCTTTCATGCTGTCGGCAGGATGAGGCGTTGAACTTTGGCTGTCGTTCAGGATAAATTCTACTTGTACGTCTTCTTCGAACACTTCCTTCTGCAAGGGTAAAGTGACAGTAAAACGGCTGCCTATTCCGGGCTGGCTGTCTACTTCGATGGTGCCGTGATGCATTTCCACCATTTCTTTTACTAAGGATAAGCCGATGCCGGAAGACGGTTGCAGGATGTTCTGTTTTACTAATGATTCAAAACGCTGGAACAGTGAATGTTGCTTTTCTGCTGCAATGCCGATGCCTTCGTCTGCTACTGCTATCTCTATTGTTCTTTCCTTTGCCGCAATGCTGACTGTTATTGATTTGTCGGCAGGTGTATATTTGAATGCATTGGAAAGTAGATTGAAGAATATTTTTTCAAATTTGTCCCTGTCCACCCAGCTATATGCTGACGGGATGGAAGAATGTAACTGATAGTTTATGTTTTTCTCCTCGGCTATCAGTTTGAAGTTATTCATTACTTTTTGCAAGAGCGGAATCAAATCCGTTTCTTCTATCAGTAGTTTCATCTTCTGGTTCTGAATCTTGCGGAAATCCAGTATCTGGTTCATCAACCGGAGCATACGCTCTGTATTCTGATGTACCAAGGTAAGATGTTCGCGTGCGGAAGGTGAAAGGGGCTCATTCTCCAGAACTTCCGTTACAGGACTGCTGATTAGAGTCAGCGGAGTACGTAGCTCATGGGAAATGTCGGTAAAGAAACGCAATTTGATGTTGGCTAATTGTTGCTCCATATCGACTCTGTGGCGCAGCCGGTAGATGTAGAACAGTACATATACGATTGTGGCTGTGAAGAGTATGAACAGGACGAAATAGAGCAGCCATGCCCAATAGGTTTCCCAAAAGGTAGGAAGCACGTGTATGGGAAGGGTACGTACGTTGTCTTTCCATACTCCGTCGCTGTTCGTTGACTTTATTTGCAGTTTGTACTTGCCGGCTGGTAAATTGATATAGCTTGCAGACCGGTTATTGTCGGCTTCATTCCACTCGTCCTCTAATCCTTGCAGGCGGTAGGCATATAAGATTCCTTTGGGATTCACATAATCGAGCGCGGCAAACTGGAAAGTGACATTCCGTTGCGATGATTTCAGTTCCAGCTCTTTTAAGTTGTCGATAGAATAATCCGTAGAATGTCCCTGGATTTTTAGTCCCGTGAATACAATAGGCGGAACATATTCGCTCTTGTGCATCTTGTCCGGGGAGACTTCGAGGAATCCTTTATCCGTTCCTAGTACTATTTGGTTGCGGGCATTGATAACGGGAATCGCTTCCGAGAAATTAAACTCCTGGTAGATTGAACTCAACTCAAAGTTTTCGAATGTCTCTTTGGCAGGATTGAACTTGGACAAAGCTATCTCCGAAACCACCCATAGTTGGTTCTGGGTATCTTCAATCATCGAGAGTGCCAAATCGGAAGCCAGCCCGTTGTTTTTATCATAGTTCTTGAACTGGATATTCTCGCTGAGCAGTTGGTCGGATATGACTTTATTTACTCCCCCGGTAAAGCTGATGATATAGGTGGTCTTATTCTTATCGGTATATATGTGCATGATGTCATTGGCACTCAAACTGTTTTTGTCTCCCGGTCGGCGGATATTCCGGTAGAACTTGATTTCTTCCAAACGCTCGAAGCTGTTAGAGAATGTGAGCAGTCCGTTAGTCGTTCCCACAAGGATAACCCCGCCCGGAGCTTCAGCGATATTCCGCACTTTCATGCCGTAGGCTATGGGATAATTTCTCAATTCATTATTACTGTGGATAAATGATGTTTTTCCATCCTTGGTTTGTGTCAACAGGTTTAATCCGCCGCCATAACACCCTACCCAGATATTATTGCGACTGTCCTGATAGATAGCATAGATGCTGTTGCTGCTAAGGCTGTAAGGGTCATTGGACTGGTGTTTGAAATGATGGATGGAGTAATGGTTCGCCCCTGTTTTCTTTAATTGGAAAAGACCGATGTCCTTAGTACCCAGCCAAATGTTATTGTCCTTATCTTCCAGAATGGAATATACTCCGTTGAAGAATGGCTGCTTTTCTTTGACGATATTCCCTTGTGCGGACAGATAGCCTTCCAAAGTTCCGTCCGGTGCATATATCTGAATATAGTTTGACTTGGATGCAGTCCAGAGACGTTGGTTGCTGTCCCGTAGGAAAGCACGTGTTTCGGCTTCATAGTCCGTCTGGTTGAATTGATAGCTTTGCGGGAAAAAACATAACTTCTCCACACCGCGTGCTGTGGCAAACCAGCAATCACCCTGACTGTCTAACGTATAAGACCTGACTAACGGGCTGAAAATAGATTTAGGATTGTTGATGTCCGTAAGCAGCGGTTTGAGGGTTTTCTCCTTCCTGTCGTAATAGCAAAAGTTTCCCTCGGTGGGAAGTAACCATAAATTCTCTGCCTTATCCTCGAAAATGAGTTTACGGCTCTTGCGTCCGTGTTTGATAAGCTCTTCTTTGGGAGTGAACAGATGTTCTTTTTCATTGGTTGTGAGGTTGAAATGAATAATTCCCGGATTCTTGGAGAATATCCAGAGTTCTCCCATGTGGTCTTGATAGACCGTTTCCACATAATTGGAGAATTGGCTAGCCGTCCGGATATCTATCTGCCGGAAACTCTTCTTCTGGGTGGAATACAGTATCAACCCGTTATCCGTCCCCAATGCCAGTATGTCTTCTCTTAGGACGGTCACATTGTTTATTTTGCCATGCGGATAGGGAATATCTACAAACTTTAGCTTTTTAGTGCGGAAATCATATCCCGCTAACTTGTCATTTTCCGCAATCAGATAGACCGTTCCTTTTATCTGCGTGATAAATTGAAAAGGAAAGTCGGTATCTAATGTCTTTTTTCCTATGATTGAGACGCCCTTGTCGGTCAGTATCCATTCATCTTCTTCGGAATCCTGATAAACGGTATATATATGGTCGCCTTTCAGGTTGTGGCTGGAAGTTGAGTAGAGCGTGATACCTTCTCCTTTTTTACACAACTGTTCGTCTACCCTGAACGCGTATCCGTTTTCACAGAGAATCCAGGCGATTCCTTTTTTCAGTGAGTGAATTCGCGTGACATAATTCGTTTGTTGGGTAGAATGTTCTATCGGCTGAAGAACATCAATGAACTTCTCGGTTTCTACATCAAACAGGCAAGCCTGCCCGTCGTAAGTGGGACACCATATGTCTCCGTACTTGCTTTCTGATATAGTCCCCATGCGATTGCTACCGAATGCATAGGCGCTTTCTTGTGAAGTCTTATAAGTCTTGAATGTATAACCGTCAAATTTATTGAGCCCGTTCCATGTACTGAACCAGATAAGCCCTTTCCGGTCTTGTAAAATACTCATTACTATTCCTTGGGCAAGACCGTCACTGACAGAGAAATGTTTGACCTGGCAGATGGGTTGGGCAATCATTATAATTGCAGTCAATAAAAGAAGAAATAGAGTACTGAGCCGTTTCATAGTAATTTCTAAAATGTTCAAAGCAAAAATAAACAAAACAAACCGGAATAGAAAGTGCGAATAGTGGTTTGAACGAATTATACTCTTTTTTGCCTATTTTTTCCTCTTATACTACTTATATGGGGATTATCTCTCACTAGACTTTATTGAAACTTAAATAAACGATAGTTATTTAAACCAAAATCCCCTTTATATTCTTATTAGGAATATAAAGAGGATAATTTTATTGACGCGAGTTGCATGGGGTATGGTGAGATGAAATCATAATTGGGGAATAAATTGCACAAGACTTTCACAAGTATCCTCACGTCAATGCCTAAAATCAAGGCAAAGCTAACTAAATAGTTTTTTGAAATGCAATATTTATTAAATTATCTTATGCTCTTTATGATTATTTTAATATATTGAAGATATTTTGGGGCATCTTTTTTTACCTCGTTGATTTTTCTTATGTTTGTAGATTAAATAATGAATGAACAGAATGAATATGCCAACTCCTTTTTTATATAATGATTTCCCTACTTTCTTACGTAAGTATTTTCCTTACAAAGTACAAAAGATTTCATTGAATGCTGGTTTTACCTGTCCCAACCGGGACGGAACGAAAGGGTGGGGTGGTTGTACCTATTGCAACAACCAGACTTTCAACCCGGATTATTGCCGGACAGAGAAATCTATCGCTACCCAACTGGAAGAAGGCAAATGCTTTTTTGCCCATAAATATCCGGATATGAAATATCTGGCTTATTTTCAGGCTTATACCAATACTTATGCGGAATTGGAAGGACTGAAACGTAAGTATGAAGAGGCGCTAGAGGTGAAAGATGTCGTGGGTTTGGTGATAGGAACGCGTCCGGATTGTATGCCGGAAGGCTTATTGCACTATTTGGAAGAGTTGAACAGACATACTTTTCTAATGGTGGAATATGGAATAGAAAGTACTTGCGACAAAACTCTGCAACGTATAAATAGGGGGCATACTTATGCGGATACAGCAGAAGCGGTCGGGCGGACTGCTGCTTGTGGTATCTTGACGGGCGGACATGTCATCCTCGGACTTCCGGGAGAGACACATGACACGATGGTGGAACAGGCGGAAATCCTGTCGGAACTGCCGTTGAGCACTCTGAAAATTCATCAGTTGCAACTGATTCGCGGCACGCGCATGGCTCATGAATATGCTGAGAATCCCGTTGATTTTCATTTGTTTGCGGAAGTGGACGAATATATTGATTTAGTGATTGACTATGTAGAACATCTTCGTCCCCATATAGTAGTGGAACGCTTTGTCTCCCAATCTCCTAAAGATTTATTAATAGCTCCTGACTGGGGACTGAAAAATTATGAATTTGTAGCGCGTTTACAAAAAAGAATGAAAGAAAGAGGTGCTTATCAAGGCAAGAAGTACAAGGATTCGGAAAAAAGGATTAATTTTGCAGACGATAAATTTACTACCTGATAAATATCTATTTGGGGAATATCGGGTGGTGAGAGAGACTTTTTAATGTAACTTAAAGAATGGAACATAAAACAAGAATTAAAGGAAATGTCCACTATGTGGGAGTAAATGACCGTAACAAGCATAGATTTGAGGCGATGTGGCCATTACCCTATGGAGTTTCATATAACTCTTATCTGATTGATGATGAAATGGTGGCATTGGTGGATACGGTGGATATCTGTTATTTTGAAGTCTACTTGCGTAAGATTAAGCAAGTGATTGGAGAACGTCCCATTAATTATTTGATTATAAATCATATGGAACCTGACCACTCCGGTTCCATCCGATTGATTAAACAGCATTATCCGGAAATTATCATCGTAGGCAACAAGCAGACATTCGGCATGATTGAAGGCTTTTATGGCGTGACCGGAGAACAATATCTGGTGAAAGACGGAG
The DNA window shown above is from Bacteroides faecium and carries:
- a CDS encoding hybrid sensor histidine kinase/response regulator transcription factor — encoded protein: MKRLSTLFLLLLTAIIMIAQPICQVKHFSVSDGLAQGIVMSILQDRKGLIWFSTWNGLNKFDGYTFKTYKTSQESAYAFGSNRMGTISESKYGDIWCPTYDGQACLFDVETEKFIDVLQPIEHSTQQTNYVTRIHSLKKGIAWILCENGYAFRVDEQLCKKGEGITLYSTSSHNLKGDHIYTVYQDSEEDEWILTDKGVSIIGKKTLDTDFPFQFITQIKGTVYLIAENDKLAGYDFRTKKLKFVDIPYPHGKINNVTVLREDILALGTDNGLILYSTQKKSFRQIDIRTASQFSNYVETVYQDHMGELWIFSKNPGIIHFNLTTNEKEHLFTPKEELIKHGRKSRKLIFEDKAENLWLLPTEGNFCYYDRKEKTLKPLLTDINNPKSIFSPLVRSYTLDSQGDCWFATARGVEKLCFFPQSYQFNQTDYEAETRAFLRDSNQRLWTASKSNYIQIYAPDGTLEGYLSAQGNIVKEKQPFFNGVYSILEDKDNNIWLGTKDIGLFQLKKTGANHYSIHHFKHQSNDPYSLSSNSIYAIYQDSRNNIWVGCYGGGLNLLTQTKDGKTSFIHSNNELRNYPIAYGMKVRNIAEAPGGVILVGTTNGLLTFSNSFERLEEIKFYRNIRRPGDKNSLSANDIMHIYTDKNKTTYIISFTGGVNKVISDQLLSENIQFKNYDKNNGLASDLALSMIEDTQNQLWVVSEIALSKFNPAKETFENFELSSIYQEFNFSEAIPVINARNQIVLGTDKGFLEVSPDKMHKSEYVPPIVFTGLKIQGHSTDYSIDNLKELELKSSQRNVTFQFAALDYVNPKGILYAYRLQGLEDEWNEADNNRSASYINLPAGKYKLQIKSTNSDGVWKDNVRTLPIHVLPTFWETYWAWLLYFVLFILFTATIVYVLFYIYRLRHRVDMEQQLANIKLRFFTDISHELRTPLTLISSPVTEVLENEPLSPSAREHLTLVHQNTERMLRLMNQILDFRKIQNQKMKLLIEETDLIPLLQKVMNNFKLIAEEKNINYQLHSSIPSAYSWVDRDKFEKIFFNLLSNAFKYTPADKSITVSIAAKERTIEIAVADEGIGIAAEKQHSLFQRFESLVKQNILQPSSGIGLSLVKEMVEMHHGTIEVDSQPGIGSRFTVTLPLQKEVFEEDVQVEFILNDSQSSTPHPADSMKAPEETEEENEKEEQERNSENFSILVVEDNEELKAFLRNILSENYTVITASNGEEGLQRAADNLPDLIISDVMMPVMDGLEMIRQIKENNNICHIPIIVLSAKASLDDRIAGLEQGIDDYITKPFSATYLKTRIASLLRQRKALQEIYMNKLMEGKNNSSIAAAPATGSLTPSQPQITPYDEQFMEKVMEFMEEQMDNAELTIDEFAEKLMLSRTIFYRKLKSIIGLTPVDFIREIRIKRAVQLIDSGEYNFSQVAYMTGFNDPKYFSKCFKKVIGITPSEYKEKKK
- a CDS encoding TIGR01212 family radical SAM protein (This family includes YhcC from E. coli K-12, an uncharacterized radical SAM protein.), whose protein sequence is MNMPTPFLYNDFPTFLRKYFPYKVQKISLNAGFTCPNRDGTKGWGGCTYCNNQTFNPDYCRTEKSIATQLEEGKCFFAHKYPDMKYLAYFQAYTNTYAELEGLKRKYEEALEVKDVVGLVIGTRPDCMPEGLLHYLEELNRHTFLMVEYGIESTCDKTLQRINRGHTYADTAEAVGRTAACGILTGGHVILGLPGETHDTMVEQAEILSELPLSTLKIHQLQLIRGTRMAHEYAENPVDFHLFAEVDEYIDLVIDYVEHLRPHIVVERFVSQSPKDLLIAPDWGLKNYEFVARLQKRMKERGAYQGKKYKDSEKRINFADDKFTT
- a CDS encoding Imm42 family immunity protein, whose protein sequence is MNKKHMNLFGDKDKFAIEAELWQRDEGYIFINYCLWIENNMVGDKEQTAVLSAELDRITKIAELKGQRYITPNRLSAKQITDNLINSIWFDNHNDHDISPAENVALKNLDILSQYGECFQGFFVFLLEGDGYEWLLSKEDGNDKYLDIKLPYGFIYSCFDEFLKWIKDSTILVLRRDEVSTTSL
- the xyl3A gene encoding xylan 1,4-beta-xylosidase, which translates into the protein MKKQWIIACLTGIFMMNVQAQQPSKYPYQDTKLTAEQRADDLLQRLTLEEKVALMQNNSPAIPRLGIKPYEWWNEALHGVARAGLATVFPQAIGMAASFNDGLLYEVFDAVSDEARAKNRQFNERGQYKRYQGLTMWTPNVNIFRDPRWGRGQETYGEDPYLSGRMGMAAVRGLQGPENAEYDKLHACAKHFAVHSGPEWNRHSFNAENIAPRDLWETYLPAFKELVQKAGVKEVMCAYNRFEGEPCCGSNRLLTQILRDDWGFEGIVVTDCGAIGDFFQRKKHETHPNATHASADAVLSGTDLECGGHFKSITEAVEKGLISEEKINASVKRLLKARFELGEMNDTHPWSEIPYSVVDSPKHKELALKMAHESLVLLQNKGNLLPLNRGMKVAVIGPNANDSVMQWGNYNGFPSHTVTLLEGIRAKLPEAQIVYEPVCGYTNDTTLHSLFNQCSINGKAGFDATYWNNREYKGEIAATDQLSTPFHFSAEGSTVFAPGVRLKNFTAIYRTTFRPTDSGAATFRIMSNGGLTIFINGKQVAEGTNIKNPANLYSFNYEAGKSYDIELHFIQVKDNPSLNFDLARLTPMDTQDIINKLKDTDVVIFAGGISPLLEGESMRVSDPGFKGGDRTEIELPAIQREVLALLKKNGKKTVFVNFSGSAMAIVPETQNCDAILQAWYPGQAGGTAVADVLFGDYNPAGRLPVTFYKNMQQLPDYEDYSMKGRTYRFMRETPLYPFGYGLSYTRFSYGKGKLNQSKLRKGEKVILTIPVSNIGQRDGEEVVQVYISRPDDKGGPQKTLRGFKRVNIAKGKTENITIELPYESFEWFDTVTNTMHPLTGTYKVLYGSSSADDLQSLPIKIL